One genomic segment of Bradyrhizobium diazoefficiens includes these proteins:
- a CDS encoding bleomycin resistance protein — MGVMADRLPIGGFARLVPELDVYDLAHSKTFWCDILGFQIAYQRPENLFMYIELQGAQVMLNQRNGNWETGALERPLGRGINFQVFVDSVSPLLDALNRHNWALFRECHDAWYRIAGEERGNRQFLVQDPDGYLIRFAQDLGARAR; from the coding sequence ATGGGAGTAATGGCGGACAGGTTACCAATCGGTGGCTTTGCTCGGCTCGTACCCGAGCTCGACGTATATGATCTTGCACACAGCAAGACTTTTTGGTGCGATATTCTCGGTTTCCAGATTGCCTATCAACGACCTGAGAATCTCTTCATGTACATCGAGCTACAAGGGGCGCAGGTCATGCTGAACCAAAGAAATGGTAATTGGGAAACCGGGGCTTTGGAGCGGCCATTGGGGCGCGGCATTAATTTTCAAGTATTCGTCGACTCCGTGTCGCCCCTTCTCGACGCATTGAACCGGCACAACTGGGCTCTCTTTAGAGAATGTCACGACGCATGGTATCGGATCGCTGGTGAGGAGCGCGGCAACAGGCAGTTCCTGGTGCAAGATCCAGATGGCTATCTTATCCGCTTTGCGCAGGATCTGGGGGCCAGGGCTCGTTGA
- a CDS encoding cytochrome c biogenesis CcdA family protein — protein MQHVSIPAALIAGLVSFLSPCVLPLVPPYLIYLTGATIEHVESDEPVSASKRAIMMAALLFVLGFSTVFVALGASASLIGGLIRAWSAELSIVAGIVIIVMGLHFLGLTRIGLLMREGRLTAPKPVGPWGAYVMGLAFAFGWTPCIGPILAAILSIAAAEATVTKGAGLLAVYSAGLGIPFLIAALMIEQFSKLFARMKGQLVNVERAMGVLMVITGIGFLTGAVSNVSIWLLETFPALQTIG, from the coding sequence ATGCAACATGTTTCGATCCCGGCGGCGCTGATTGCCGGCCTCGTCAGCTTCCTCTCCCCTTGCGTACTGCCCCTGGTCCCGCCCTATCTGATCTATCTGACGGGCGCCACAATCGAGCATGTCGAGAGCGACGAGCCGGTCTCGGCCTCCAAGCGCGCGATCATGATGGCGGCGCTGCTGTTCGTGCTCGGCTTCTCCACCGTGTTCGTGGCGCTCGGCGCCAGCGCCTCGCTGATCGGTGGCTTGATCCGCGCCTGGTCGGCGGAGCTCTCGATCGTCGCCGGCATCGTCATCATCGTCATGGGCCTGCACTTCCTCGGGCTGACGCGGATCGGCCTGTTGATGCGCGAGGGACGCTTGACCGCGCCCAAGCCCGTCGGGCCTTGGGGTGCCTATGTCATGGGCCTCGCCTTCGCCTTCGGCTGGACGCCCTGCATCGGCCCGATCCTCGCCGCGATCCTCTCGATCGCCGCGGCCGAAGCGACGGTGACGAAGGGCGCGGGCCTGCTCGCGGTCTACTCCGCCGGCCTTGGCATTCCCTTCCTGATCGCCGCGCTGATGATCGAGCAGTTCTCAAAACTGTTCGCACGCATGAAGGGCCAGCTCGTCAATGTCGAGCGCGCCATGGGCGTGCTGATGGTGATCACCGGCATCGGTTTTCTCACCGGTGCGGTCTCCAATGTGAGCATCTGGCTGCTGGAGACGTTCCCGGCGTTGCAGACGATCGGGTAG
- a CDS encoding LysR family transcriptional regulator, producing the protein MHSLAERGVPLEERSKTNLSGLSDWDAARIFLEVVRCGSFRSAAERLSLSINAVRRRIDDFERQTGTTLFTRDVHGTHLTDEGAMVVSAVERMEAAAFDVLRTSDSTANVLSGEVRVAVTEGLGTFWLAPRLVEFQQAYPNILVDLHCAMRSADVSRHEADVAIHLSRPSALDVKLVRLGCMHLMFWASEKYLEKYGTPRSALELIKHRLVLQFADQLAAKETFESFFPGVPERDLLVMKTNVSSANYWAVANGAGIGVFPSYAIALGGKLIPLEVELNRPLDIWLSYHPGSGRIPRVRHMIDWLIEAFNPARFPWFKEEFVHPHEFKDSYMGEPLTQLFGGFSTEEQR; encoded by the coding sequence ATGCACTCCTTGGCGGAAAGGGGCGTTCCGTTGGAAGAACGCTCAAAGACAAATCTCAGCGGCCTCTCCGATTGGGACGCGGCCCGCATCTTCCTGGAAGTCGTCCGATGCGGCAGTTTCCGCTCGGCGGCAGAACGCCTGTCCTTGTCCATCAACGCCGTCCGCCGCCGCATCGATGATTTCGAGCGCCAGACCGGCACCACCCTGTTCACCCGCGACGTCCATGGCACGCATCTCACCGACGAAGGCGCGATGGTGGTCTCCGCCGTGGAACGCATGGAGGCGGCGGCGTTCGACGTGTTGCGCACCAGCGATTCGACCGCCAACGTCCTGTCCGGCGAGGTGCGCGTCGCCGTCACCGAGGGATTGGGCACGTTCTGGCTCGCGCCCCGGCTGGTCGAATTCCAGCAAGCCTATCCGAACATCCTGGTCGACCTGCACTGTGCAATGCGCTCGGCCGACGTCTCCCGCCACGAGGCCGACGTCGCCATCCATTTGTCGCGTCCCTCCGCGCTCGACGTCAAGCTGGTGCGGCTCGGCTGCATGCATCTGATGTTCTGGGCTTCGGAAAAATACCTTGAGAAATACGGCACGCCGCGCTCGGCCCTGGAATTGATCAAGCACCGCCTGGTGCTGCAATTCGCCGACCAGCTCGCGGCCAAGGAAACTTTCGAGAGCTTCTTCCCGGGCGTTCCGGAGCGTGACCTCCTGGTCATGAAAACCAACGTCTCAAGCGCCAACTACTGGGCGGTCGCGAATGGCGCCGGAATCGGCGTATTCCCAAGCTACGCCATTGCGCTTGGCGGGAAGTTGATTCCACTGGAGGTCGAGTTGAACCGACCGCTGGATATCTGGTTGTCCTACCATCCCGGTAGCGGCCGGATCCCACGCGTGCGGCACATGATTGACTGGCTGATCGAGGCTTTCAATCCGGCTCGCTTCCCGTGGTTTAAGGAAGAGTTCGTGCATCCGCATGAATTCAAGGACTCGTATATGGGCGAACCCCTGACCCAGCTCTTCGGGGGATTTTCAACCGAAGAACAAAGGTGA
- a CDS encoding helix-turn-helix domain-containing protein has product MKQRSAGKPDIELGKRIRLRRVEMKISQAELGEKLGVSFQQVQKYEKGVNRVGAARLQQIASALDVPVTFFYDGDNKAREVESLLFLDSAFSLRLLRAYSKIKDQTVQRQLVSLMESIAANES; this is encoded by the coding sequence ATGAAGCAGCGCAGTGCCGGCAAGCCGGACATTGAGCTTGGTAAACGGATCCGTCTGCGGCGCGTCGAGATGAAGATCTCGCAGGCCGAGCTGGGCGAAAAGCTCGGCGTCAGCTTCCAGCAGGTCCAGAAATACGAGAAGGGCGTCAATCGCGTCGGCGCAGCTCGGCTTCAGCAGATCGCCTCCGCCCTCGACGTGCCCGTGACCTTCTTCTATGACGGCGACAACAAGGCCCGCGAAGTGGAGAGCCTGCTCTTCCTCGACAGCGCCTTCAGCCTCCGGCTGCTGCGCGCCTACAGCAAGATCAAGGACCAGACGGTCCAGCGTCAGCTCGTCTCGCTGATGGAATCGATCGCAGCGAACGAAAGCTGA